The following proteins are encoded in a genomic region of alpha proteobacterium U9-1i:
- a CDS encoding lactoylglutathione lyase and related lyases, producing MARFARTRNGGEIMASQELHRGRLIDHIQLVVADVTASKRFYRAVFDVLGIPIGGEADDYIWADELFISNAASDAAQGRLTGRYHLAFQAKDRGMVDAFHKAALAHGGQDNGAPGERHYHPGYYAGFVLDPDQNNIEAVYHGPAEFSARSVVVRF from the coding sequence GAGATCATGGCAAGCCAAGAGCTTCATCGAGGACGGTTGATCGATCATATTCAACTCGTCGTCGCGGACGTGACCGCGAGCAAACGCTTCTACAGGGCCGTCTTTGACGTTCTTGGAATCCCCATCGGCGGCGAGGCCGATGATTATATTTGGGCCGACGAATTGTTCATCTCGAACGCTGCCAGCGACGCCGCTCAAGGCCGTCTGACTGGGCGTTATCACCTTGCGTTTCAGGCCAAAGATCGTGGCATGGTCGACGCGTTCCACAAGGCCGCGCTCGCGCATGGTGGACAGGACAATGGGGCGCCCGGCGAACGCCACTATCACCCGGGCTATTATGCAGGGTTTGTCCTAGACCCAGACCAGAACAACATCGAAGCGGTCTATCACGGGCCAGCCGAATTCTCCGCGCGCTCGGTCGTTGTTCGCTTCTAG